The Exiguobacterium aurantiacum DSM 6208 genome includes a window with the following:
- a CDS encoding cation-transporting P-type ATPase, with amino-acid sequence MEERHWHTLSIHETEDHLDTDIDQGLREETAQERIEKHGKNVLPEPKKDPKWLKFLRQFNDVLIYVLLAAAVITAVLGYWYDTIVIALVVLIIGIIGYLQENKAEQALEGIKNMLSPSALVRRDGKRKEIEAEYLVPGDIVYLKPGDKIPVDLRLITAENMKVEESALTGEAITVDKTLDPLEEKIGLGDRTNLAFSGTSVAAGTGSGIVIATGSKTELGKINASIAEVEKVQTPLIQQTQRFGKTVASVIAGVAVFTFIFGYFLRDYETAELLLAVIGLAVAVIPEGLPAIISIILALGVRQMADNKAIVKSLPSVETLGAVSVICSDKTGTLTKNEMTAQNIQLADRTLQVTGSGYAPEGRIESENDVYSNKQDEVLNEILLAGVTCNDSDLFFDEESKQWKITGDPTEGCLLTLGEKAEESIRPLRVISKIPFDSAHKYMATLSPRDDEHVMYLKGAPDRLFSMAEASDSNFPTDMWEKKMTDLAKKGQRVIGVAKRTFNTSKEKIDHDDLYEGIEFLGLIGIMDPPRPEAIEAVNECQSAGIQVKMITGDHKETAIAIGNELGISTEAGAIQGTEIDDLTDEELADVVGQYNIFARTSPENKTRLVKALQTQDHIVAMTGDGVNDAPALRRADIGVAMGIKGTEVSKEAAEMVLVDDNFNTIFKAVKEGRRVYDNLKKTILFILPTNGAQGFVLLMSIFLGTQLPLTALQILWVNMVVAITLSFAIAFEPLEPSTMKRAPRPKKTPLLSRYYIFRILLVSLIIGGGTLMYNLYMNAGDYSVEYIHTMTLNTIVIAQMFHLFNVRVETEPALNRSFFENPIAFYVSGALIVLQLFITYVPFMNTAFGTTPIAASDWIIPFVFGLVVFFIIELEKLISRTVMKRRQS; translated from the coding sequence ATGGAAGAAAGGCACTGGCATACGCTATCGATTCACGAGACCGAGGATCACCTCGACACCGATATCGATCAAGGACTCCGTGAAGAGACCGCACAGGAACGAATTGAGAAGCACGGGAAAAACGTGCTCCCGGAACCAAAGAAAGACCCGAAGTGGCTCAAGTTTTTACGGCAGTTCAACGACGTGCTTATCTACGTCCTCCTTGCCGCCGCTGTCATCACGGCCGTCCTCGGTTATTGGTACGACACGATTGTCATCGCGCTCGTCGTCCTCATCATCGGGATCATCGGCTACTTGCAGGAGAACAAGGCAGAACAAGCACTCGAGGGCATCAAGAACATGTTGTCCCCGTCCGCCCTCGTCCGTCGTGACGGGAAACGGAAAGAGATCGAGGCCGAGTACCTCGTTCCTGGAGACATCGTCTACTTGAAGCCGGGGGATAAAATCCCAGTCGACCTCCGCCTCATCACGGCGGAGAACATGAAAGTCGAAGAGTCGGCACTGACGGGTGAAGCGATCACCGTCGACAAGACGCTCGACCCGCTCGAAGAGAAAATCGGCCTCGGCGACCGGACGAACTTGGCGTTCTCAGGGACGTCCGTCGCTGCCGGTACCGGTAGCGGTATCGTCATCGCGACCGGTTCGAAGACCGAACTCGGGAAAATCAATGCGTCGATCGCCGAAGTCGAGAAAGTGCAAACACCGCTCATCCAACAGACGCAACGCTTCGGAAAAACCGTCGCCAGCGTCATCGCTGGTGTCGCCGTGTTCACCTTCATCTTCGGCTACTTCTTGCGTGACTACGAGACGGCCGAGCTGTTGCTCGCGGTCATCGGTCTCGCCGTCGCCGTCATCCCGGAAGGATTACCGGCGATCATCTCGATCATCCTCGCCCTCGGTGTCCGCCAGATGGCCGACAACAAGGCAATCGTCAAGAGTCTCCCGTCCGTCGAGACGCTCGGCGCCGTATCGGTCATCTGTTCCGATAAGACCGGGACGTTGACGAAAAACGAGATGACGGCACAGAACATCCAACTCGCTGACCGTACGCTACAAGTGACGGGTTCAGGATATGCCCCGGAAGGTCGCATCGAGTCTGAAAACGACGTCTACTCGAACAAGCAAGACGAGGTTCTCAACGAGATTCTTCTTGCCGGTGTGACGTGTAACGATTCAGACTTGTTCTTCGATGAAGAATCGAAGCAATGGAAGATCACGGGCGACCCGACCGAAGGCTGCCTGCTCACACTCGGCGAGAAGGCGGAAGAGTCGATTCGACCACTCCGCGTCATCTCGAAGATCCCGTTCGACTCGGCGCACAAGTATATGGCGACACTCTCGCCGCGTGACGACGAGCATGTCATGTATTTGAAAGGTGCACCGGACCGCTTGTTCTCGATGGCCGAAGCGAGTGATTCGAACTTCCCGACAGACATGTGGGAAAAGAAGATGACCGACCTCGCCAAAAAAGGACAACGCGTCATCGGAGTCGCAAAACGAACGTTCAACACGTCGAAAGAAAAGATCGACCATGACGACTTATATGAAGGAATTGAATTCCTCGGGCTCATCGGCATCATGGACCCGCCACGTCCTGAGGCGATCGAGGCGGTCAATGAGTGCCAATCGGCCGGCATCCAAGTGAAGATGATCACCGGCGACCATAAAGAGACGGCCATCGCCATCGGTAACGAGCTTGGCATCTCGACAGAGGCCGGCGCCATTCAAGGGACCGAGATTGACGACTTGACCGACGAAGAACTCGCGGACGTCGTCGGGCAGTACAATATTTTCGCCCGGACGAGCCCTGAGAACAAGACGCGTCTCGTCAAAGCGCTTCAAACGCAAGATCATATCGTCGCCATGACCGGTGACGGTGTCAACGACGCCCCGGCCCTCCGCCGCGCCGACATCGGTGTCGCCATGGGGATCAAAGGGACGGAAGTATCGAAAGAAGCGGCCGAGATGGTGCTTGTCGACGATAACTTCAATACGATCTTCAAAGCCGTCAAAGAAGGCCGCCGCGTCTATGACAACTTGAAGAAGACGATCCTCTTCATCTTGCCGACGAACGGAGCCCAAGGGTTCGTACTCCTCATGAGTATCTTCCTCGGCACCCAGCTCCCGCTCACGGCGCTTCAAATTCTGTGGGTGAACATGGTCGTCGCCATCACGCTCTCGTTCGCGATCGCGTTCGAGCCGCTCGAGCCGTCGACGATGAAACGGGCACCTCGCCCGAAGAAGACGCCGCTCTTGAGCCGGTACTATATCTTCCGAATCTTGCTCGTCTCGCTCATCATCGGTGGTGGGACGCTCATGTACAACCTGTATATGAACGCCGGCGACTATAGCGTCGAATATATCCACACGATGACATTGAACACGATCGTCATCGCCCAGATGTTCCACTTGTTCAACGTCCGGGTCGAGACAGAGCCTGCCCTCAACCGCTCGTTCTTCGAAAACCCGATCGCGTTTTACGTGTCAGGGGCACTCATCGTGCTCCAGCTGTTCATCACGTACGTGCCATTCATGAACACCGCGTTCGGCACGACCCCAATCGCAGCGAGCGACTGGATCATCCCGTTCGTATTCGGGCTCGTCGTGTTCTTCATCA
- a CDS encoding (Fe-S)-binding protein produces MKHTPELASRMAGTLDYEEMLGCMRCGFCLPTCPTYIRSKDESASPRGRIAIMKGVVDGLIEPDDGVEKTLNECLGCLACEPACPAGVRYSVLLEDARAAITVHKRATGQMDVRERVIRKVVFDGLFLNKSKMQTATSFLRFYQQSGAQTLTRKLRILDWFPDQLQKMEAILPAVPARTERVRRPDRVRATGTTTARVAFFSGCLMDTMFYETNANTIKLLQAAGCDIVIPESQQCCGALHGHAGEQPGAVVLAKRNIEAFESLDVDFVITNAGGCGAFLLGYDHLLHDDPAWKDRAERFTAKIKDFAQVLIEVGFLDRVTLTLPDQLITYQDSCHLRNVQKGALAPRVLLQAIRGTTFVEQQHADHCCGSAGVYNLLQPRIANDILEMKMGHVRDTSAQTIVTSNPGCHLQMQLGIQEHGTPSMRAVHLADLLAEAMDPR; encoded by the coding sequence ATGAAACACACACCTGAACTCGCCTCTCGCATGGCCGGGACGCTTGACTATGAGGAGATGCTCGGCTGCATGCGGTGCGGCTTTTGTCTCCCGACGTGCCCGACGTACATCCGCTCGAAAGACGAGTCGGCGTCCCCGCGCGGACGGATCGCCATCATGAAAGGCGTCGTCGACGGCTTGATCGAGCCGGACGACGGCGTCGAGAAAACGCTCAACGAATGTCTCGGGTGCCTCGCCTGTGAACCGGCATGTCCGGCCGGCGTCCGTTATAGCGTCTTGTTAGAAGATGCGCGCGCCGCCATCACCGTCCATAAACGAGCGACGGGCCAGATGGACGTGCGCGAGCGTGTCATCCGAAAAGTCGTCTTCGACGGACTGTTCTTGAACAAGTCGAAGATGCAAACGGCGACGAGTTTTCTCCGTTTTTACCAACAATCCGGGGCCCAGACGCTCACCCGCAAGCTCCGTATCCTCGACTGGTTCCCGGACCAGCTGCAGAAGATGGAGGCGATCTTGCCGGCCGTTCCCGCGCGAACGGAACGGGTGCGGCGACCTGACCGGGTCCGAGCGACCGGGACGACGACGGCTCGCGTCGCTTTCTTCAGCGGATGTCTGATGGACACGATGTTTTACGAGACGAACGCGAACACGATCAAACTGCTCCAAGCCGCGGGGTGTGACATCGTCATCCCGGAAAGCCAACAGTGTTGCGGCGCCCTCCATGGACATGCCGGCGAACAGCCCGGGGCCGTCGTGCTCGCGAAACGAAACATCGAGGCGTTCGAGTCACTCGACGTCGATTTCGTCATCACGAACGCCGGCGGGTGCGGGGCGTTCCTCCTCGGCTATGACCATTTGCTCCACGACGACCCGGCATGGAAGGATCGGGCCGAGCGGTTCACGGCAAAGATCAAAGACTTCGCGCAAGTATTAATCGAGGTCGGCTTCCTCGACCGTGTGACGCTCACCCTCCCGGACCAACTCATCACGTATCAAGACTCCTGCCACCTCCGGAACGTACAAAAAGGAGCGCTCGCCCCGCGGGTGTTGCTGCAGGCGATCCGAGGGACGACGTTCGTCGAGCAACAACATGCCGACCATTGCTGCGGCTCGGCCGGGGTGTACAATCTGCTCCAACCCCGTATCGCCAACGACATCTTAGAGATGAAAATGGGCCACGTCCGCGACACGTCCGCTCAGACGATCGTGACGTCTAACCCCGGCTGTCACCTGCAAATGCAACTCGGGATTCAAGAACACGGCACACCGTCGATGCGGGCCGTCCACCTGGCGGACTTGCTCGCCGAGGCGATGGATCCGCGATAA
- a CDS encoding FAD-binding oxidoreductase gives MDWLDQLRNELGGDIVFSDATTRLAYSFDATPNYQAMPDAVVAPRSTADVQTALRLCNTYRVPVIARGSATNLAGGTTPLAGGLVMDFRHMDRIVEIDEKNLTVTVEPGCITARLAEAVEAKGLFYPPDPSSMKISTIGGNISENSGGLRGLKYGVTADYVLALEAVLPSGEVLRTGGKLAKDVAGYDLTRLLVGSEGTLAVITEATLKLIPLPETKQTMVAHFHDLDGAARTVSRIIENRIIPATLEFMDKKTIEVVEAYANIGLPTDVGALLLLEQDGPAEVVRRDIEAMQTICLAEGASLVEVARDEVHAETLRYARRTALSALARLRPTTILEDATVPRSEIAEMVRRIEAIGRKYEIEIATFGHAGDGNLHPTVATDARDHEEMERVEAAFADIFAAALELGGTITGEHGVGAMKAPYLEWKLGPVGIEVMKGIKLAFDPLGIMNPQKMFAKAAKKRITQGGRS, from the coding sequence ATGGACTGGCTCGATCAATTACGGAATGAACTCGGGGGCGATATCGTCTTCTCCGACGCGACGACACGGCTCGCCTATTCGTTCGACGCGACCCCCAATTACCAAGCGATGCCGGACGCCGTCGTCGCTCCCCGCTCGACCGCAGACGTACAGACCGCCTTACGGCTATGCAACACGTATCGTGTCCCGGTCATCGCCCGCGGGTCGGCAACGAATTTAGCCGGCGGCACGACGCCTCTCGCCGGCGGCCTCGTCATGGACTTTCGTCATATGGACCGGATCGTCGAGATCGACGAGAAAAACTTGACCGTCACCGTCGAGCCCGGCTGCATCACCGCCCGGTTGGCCGAGGCCGTCGAGGCGAAGGGGCTGTTTTACCCGCCGGACCCGAGCTCGATGAAAATCTCGACGATCGGCGGCAACATTAGCGAGAACTCCGGCGGCTTGCGCGGATTGAAATACGGGGTGACGGCCGATTACGTTCTCGCCCTCGAGGCGGTGCTCCCGAGCGGCGAGGTGCTCCGCACGGGCGGCAAGCTCGCCAAAGACGTCGCCGGATACGATTTGACACGACTGCTCGTCGGTTCGGAAGGCACACTCGCCGTCATCACCGAGGCGACGCTCAAACTCATCCCGCTCCCCGAGACGAAACAGACGATGGTTGCGCATTTCCACGATTTAGACGGCGCGGCACGGACGGTCAGTCGAATCATCGAGAATCGCATCATACCGGCCACGCTCGAGTTCATGGACAAAAAGACGATTGAAGTCGTCGAGGCGTATGCGAACATCGGCTTGCCGACTGACGTCGGCGCGCTCCTGCTGCTCGAACAAGACGGACCGGCCGAAGTCGTCCGGCGCGATATCGAGGCGATGCAAACCATCTGTCTCGCCGAAGGCGCCTCGCTCGTCGAAGTCGCCCGGGACGAAGTGCACGCCGAGACGCTGCGCTACGCCCGTCGGACCGCCTTGTCCGCGCTCGCCCGGCTACGTCCGACGACGATTTTGGAAGATGCGACCGTCCCTCGGAGCGAGATCGCCGAGATGGTCCGGCGCATCGAGGCGATCGGCCGAAAGTATGAAATCGAGATCGCCACGTTCGGCCATGCCGGGGACGGCAACCTGCACCCGACCGTCGCGACCGACGCAAGGGACCACGAAGAGATGGAACGCGTCGAGGCCGCCTTTGCCGACATCTTTGCCGCGGCACTCGAGCTCGGCGGGACAATCACCGGCGAGCACGGCGTCGGGGCGATGAAAGCTCCTTACCTCGAATGGAAGCTCGGCCCGGTCGGCATCGAGGTCATGAAAGGCATCAAGCTCGCCTTTGACCCGCTCGGGATCATGAACCCGCAAAAGATGTTCGCCAAAGCGGCGAAAAAACGCATTACGCAAGGGGGCCGCTCATGA
- a CDS encoding ATP synthase subunit I, with product MNLQQVQADRKAQKELMKRYTKWFIGWFAILLVGALIAPMYKPVFLGLFLGGVASLIILHMQNRSVIRMYDVIEHGRRPKSHGTVSRMAVGALAVIVGLFYEDRVSLIAVVTGLIAGHIIQFGEFTLAQLSRKRGE from the coding sequence ATGAATCTACAACAAGTGCAAGCAGACAGAAAAGCACAAAAAGAGCTGATGAAACGCTATACGAAGTGGTTTATCGGATGGTTCGCCATTCTCCTCGTCGGAGCGCTCATCGCCCCTATGTACAAGCCGGTCTTTCTCGGATTGTTCCTAGGCGGGGTCGCCAGCTTGATCATTCTACATATGCAGAATCGAAGCGTCATTCGCATGTATGACGTCATCGAACATGGGCGACGCCCGAAATCGCACGGGACTGTTTCAAGGATGGCAGTCGGTGCGTTAGCCGTGATAGTCGGTCTCTTCTACGAGGACCGAGTATCGCTCATTGCGGTGGTAACTGGTCTAATCGCCGGCCACATCATACAATTTGGCGAGTTCACACTTGCCCAGCTCAGCAGGAAAAGAGGTGAATAA
- the atpB gene encoding F0F1 ATP synthase subunit A produces MGHEFPTYSLQLGDYTLYGSWTNVITVLIASLLVFTFAVWGTRRLAMKPTGKQNFMEFFAEFVRGVISSAMDWKTGGRFIGFGMTLILFILFSNLMGLPFNVISGHYLWFNSPTADPYVTLALSTLVVAMSHYYGVKLHGLKHYSAEFVKPVWFLLPIKLIEEFANTLTLGLRLYGNIFAGEIMITIILGLAITAQGALNPLGAVFAIFPMILWQGFSIFIGVIQSYIFLTLAMVYIGHKASAEH; encoded by the coding sequence ATGGGTCATGAGTTTCCCACCTATTCTCTACAACTTGGAGATTACACGTTATATGGGAGCTGGACGAACGTCATCACGGTGCTGATCGCTTCACTGCTCGTCTTCACGTTCGCCGTCTGGGGGACACGACGCTTGGCAATGAAGCCGACAGGCAAACAGAACTTCATGGAGTTCTTTGCAGAATTCGTACGAGGGGTCATCTCGAGTGCGATGGACTGGAAGACCGGCGGACGCTTTATCGGGTTTGGAATGACGTTGATTTTGTTCATTCTATTCTCAAACTTAATGGGTCTACCGTTTAACGTCATTTCCGGTCACTACTTATGGTTCAACTCGCCGACGGCCGATCCGTACGTCACATTGGCGTTGTCGACACTCGTCGTTGCAATGTCGCACTACTACGGGGTGAAGTTGCACGGGTTGAAACACTATTCGGCAGAGTTCGTCAAACCGGTCTGGTTCTTGTTGCCGATCAAGCTCATCGAGGAGTTCGCGAACACCTTGACGCTCGGTCTGCGTCTTTACGGGAACATCTTTGCCGGTGAAATCATGATTACCATCATCTTGGGACTCGCAATTACCGCACAAGGGGCGCTAAACCCGCTCGGTGCTGTGTTCGCAATCTTCCCAATGATTCTATGGCAAGGTTTCTCAATCTTTATCGGGGTTATCCAATCCTACATTTTCCTGACGCTTGCAATGGTGTACATCGGGCACAAAGCTTCAGCCGAGCATTAA
- the atpE gene encoding F0F1 ATP synthase subunit C yields the protein MNLLATALVIGLGALAAGIGNGLIVYGTVQGQARQPELKNELRQTMFIGIGLVEALPIIGVAVGFLLLNS from the coding sequence ATGAATCTTCTTGCAACAGCACTCGTTATCGGTCTTGGAGCACTCGCGGCAGGTATCGGTAACGGTCTCATCGTATACGGAACAGTACAAGGTCAAGCACGTCAGCCAGAACTCAAAAACGAACTTCGTCAAACAATGTTCATCGGTATCGGTTTGGTTGAGGCCCTCCCGATCATCGGTGTGGCTGTCGGTTTCCTTCTCCTCAACTCTTGA
- the atpF gene encoding F0F1 ATP synthase subunit B yields the protein MDTMMIAAGAGGEGLRILDMIFTLFTFLVLLALLKKFAWGPLLGMMRQREEYVANEIELAEKSRKDAETYVVEQREALSAARTESKEMLDSSRRQAEAEQARLVEQARLEAEQIKIEAEKAIERERELAKQSLQTEVVTQALSAARHVLRTDLKGDEAKQRALVTDFLSKAKGAN from the coding sequence ATGGATACGATGATGATTGCAGCTGGTGCTGGCGGCGAAGGCCTCCGCATCCTGGATATGATCTTTACACTTTTCACATTCCTCGTACTCTTGGCCCTGTTGAAGAAATTTGCTTGGGGACCACTCCTTGGAATGATGAGACAGCGTGAAGAGTATGTAGCGAACGAAATTGAGCTCGCTGAAAAGAGCCGCAAAGATGCGGAAACTTATGTCGTCGAACAACGTGAAGCGCTCAGCGCGGCACGTACGGAATCGAAAGAAATGCTTGATTCAAGTCGTCGTCAGGCTGAAGCAGAACAAGCACGCTTGGTGGAGCAGGCGCGTTTGGAAGCCGAACAAATTAAAATCGAGGCTGAGAAAGCGATCGAGCGCGAGCGTGAGCTGGCGAAACAATCGCTTCAGACGGAAGTCGTCACACAGGCGCTTTCGGCAGCACGCCACGTCCTTCGTACGGATCTTAAAGGTGACGAAGCGAAACAACGTGCCCTCGTCACAGACTTCCTGTCAAAAGCGAAAGGTGCTAACTAA
- a CDS encoding F0F1 ATP synthase subunit delta yields MNASLAKRYAKALFDLAREQGTLDQVEAEVRLLDEVLHATPELMDLLTNPAVKDSELAQLLKDSFGDMTAIVVNTLLVMVENDRASEVRALPRYVREYANDFRGIAEGFVTSAYPLSATDLKEVELIFGQKMGKTLQLQNVVDEDVIGGLRVQIGYTTYDDTIETKLTRLERELLNA; encoded by the coding sequence ATGAACGCATCTTTAGCAAAACGCTACGCAAAAGCGCTCTTCGACTTAGCGCGGGAACAAGGCACGCTCGACCAAGTCGAAGCGGAAGTGCGTCTGCTCGATGAAGTGCTCCACGCGACACCTGAACTGATGGACCTCTTAACGAATCCGGCAGTCAAGGACAGCGAGCTTGCACAGCTTTTGAAAGATAGCTTTGGTGATATGACGGCAATCGTCGTGAACACACTTCTCGTCATGGTCGAGAACGACCGTGCGAGCGAAGTTCGCGCGTTGCCGCGCTACGTCCGCGAATATGCGAACGATTTCCGCGGCATCGCAGAGGGGTTCGTCACGAGCGCCTACCCATTGTCGGCAACGGACTTAAAAGAAGTCGAACTCATCTTCGGTCAGAAGATGGGCAAGACGCTTCAATTACAGAATGTCGTCGACGAAGACGTCATCGGTGGACTTCGCGTCCAAATCGGTTACACGACGTACGATGATACAATCGAAACTAAACTGACACGCCTCGAGCGTGAACTGTTGAATGCGTAA
- the atpA gene encoding F0F1 ATP synthase subunit alpha: MTIKAEEISALLKERIASYGSEIEVSETGTVIQVGDGIARAHGLDNVMAGELVEFSNGVMGLAQNLEEGNVGIIILGDYKGIKEGDSVKRTGRIMEVPVGEALLGRVVNPLGQPIDGLGPIVTDTYNPIERKAYGVMARKSVHEPLQTGIKAIDALVPIGRGQRELIIGDRQTGKTSVAIDAIINQKEENMICIYVAIGQKESTVRGVVETLRQNGALDYTIVVSASASQPAPLLYLAPFAGVSMGEYFMDRGQHVLVVYDDLSKQAAAYRELSLLLRRPPGREAYPGDVFYLHSRLLERAAKLNDELGGGSLTALPFIETQASDISAYIPTNVISITDGQIFLQSDLFFSGVRPAINAGLSVSRVGGSAQVKAMKKVAGTLRLDLASYRELEAFAQFGSDLDKATQAKLNRGQRTVEVLKQDLNAPLSVDKQVIIIYALTKGHLDDVPVEDIRRFEKEMNAWLDQNRADLCREIRQTGNLPADEAMVDAITEFKKTFSPSV, from the coding sequence ATGACGATCAAAGCTGAAGAAATTAGCGCCCTGTTAAAAGAGCGAATCGCTTCGTACGGCTCTGAAATCGAAGTCAGTGAGACGGGTACAGTCATTCAAGTAGGTGACGGGATCGCACGTGCACACGGACTCGATAACGTTATGGCGGGGGAGCTCGTAGAGTTCTCTAACGGCGTAATGGGCTTGGCGCAAAACTTAGAAGAAGGTAACGTCGGGATTATCATCCTTGGCGACTACAAAGGCATTAAAGAAGGCGACTCGGTAAAACGTACGGGTCGCATCATGGAAGTACCGGTCGGTGAGGCGCTCCTCGGACGCGTCGTCAACCCGCTCGGACAACCGATCGACGGTCTCGGACCGATCGTGACGGACACATACAACCCGATCGAGCGTAAAGCTTACGGCGTTATGGCCCGTAAGTCGGTTCACGAACCGCTCCAAACTGGGATTAAGGCGATTGACGCCCTCGTACCAATCGGTCGCGGTCAGCGTGAGCTCATCATCGGTGACCGTCAAACTGGTAAGACTTCGGTCGCGATCGATGCGATCATCAACCAAAAAGAAGAGAACATGATCTGTATTTACGTCGCGATCGGTCAGAAAGAATCGACTGTCCGTGGCGTAGTTGAGACGCTCCGTCAAAACGGCGCCCTCGATTACACGATCGTCGTTTCGGCATCGGCTTCACAGCCTGCCCCACTTCTTTACCTCGCACCATTCGCTGGGGTATCGATGGGTGAGTACTTCATGGACCGCGGACAACACGTCCTCGTCGTGTATGATGACCTCTCGAAACAAGCGGCAGCTTACCGTGAGCTCTCGCTTCTTCTCCGTCGTCCTCCAGGCCGCGAAGCCTACCCAGGGGATGTCTTCTACCTCCACTCACGCCTTCTTGAGCGTGCGGCGAAGTTGAACGACGAACTCGGTGGCGGCTCGCTTACAGCACTTCCGTTCATCGAGACGCAAGCGTCGGATATCTCGGCTTACATCCCGACGAACGTTATCTCGATCACAGACGGTCAAATCTTCCTTCAGTCGGATCTCTTCTTCTCTGGGGTACGTCCTGCGATCAACGCCGGTCTTTCGGTATCGCGTGTTGGTGGTTCGGCTCAAGTGAAAGCGATGAAGAAAGTTGCCGGTACGCTCCGTCTTGACCTCGCGTCATACCGTGAGCTCGAGGCGTTCGCCCAGTTCGGGTCTGACCTCGACAAAGCGACGCAAGCGAAGCTCAACCGTGGACAACGTACCGTTGAAGTCTTGAAACAAGACTTGAACGCACCGCTCTCGGTCGACAAGCAAGTCATTATCATCTACGCACTCACGAAAGGTCATCTCGATGACGTTCCTGTCGAAGACATCCGTCGTTTCGAAAAAGAAATGAACGCATGGCTCGACCAAAACCGTGCCGATCTCTGCCGTGAAATCCGTCAAACAGGAAACCTTCCTGCGGATGAAGCGATGGTCGATGCAATCACGGAATTCAAAAAGACGTTCTCGCCATCGGTTTAA
- the atpG gene encoding ATP synthase F1 subunit gamma, whose translation MASLREIQMRITSTQSTKQITKAMNMVSASKLNRAQGSNANFKPYMTKLQEVISSIAGGTSGATHPMLQVRPVKRTGYIVITSDRGLAGGYNASVLRDVYRELKAKHDSTDEYRLYVIGKVGVQFFKARNIPVYSAMTGLNDQPSFIEVAEIVKQTVGAFSEGEIDELKLCYNSFISVISQEVKIDRLLPLGNIEQTASNVMYEYEPEEETILAALLPRYAEGLIYGALLDAKVSEHAARMTAMSNATDNADELIRGLKLKFNRARQAAITQEITEIVGGAAALE comes from the coding sequence ATGGCATCATTACGTGAGATCCAGATGCGGATCACCTCGACCCAAAGCACGAAGCAAATCACGAAAGCGATGAACATGGTGTCGGCCTCGAAATTGAACCGCGCTCAAGGGAGCAACGCCAACTTCAAGCCGTACATGACCAAGTTGCAAGAAGTCATCTCGTCGATTGCCGGCGGTACTTCAGGCGCAACACACCCGATGCTTCAAGTTCGTCCCGTCAAACGGACCGGATACATCGTCATCACGTCAGACCGCGGACTAGCTGGTGGATACAACGCCAGCGTCCTTCGCGACGTGTATCGCGAATTGAAAGCGAAACACGATTCAACGGACGAGTATCGTCTGTATGTGATCGGGAAGGTCGGCGTTCAGTTCTTCAAGGCACGGAACATTCCGGTGTACAGTGCCATGACAGGATTGAACGACCAGCCATCATTCATTGAAGTCGCGGAGATCGTCAAGCAGACGGTCGGCGCGTTCAGTGAAGGCGAGATCGATGAGCTGAAGCTTTGCTACAACTCATTCATCTCTGTTATTAGCCAAGAAGTGAAAATCGATCGACTGCTCCCGCTTGGGAATATCGAACAGACCGCATCGAATGTGATGTATGAATACGAACCAGAAGAAGAAACGATCTTAGCGGCGCTCCTCCCGCGTTATGCGGAAGGACTCATCTACGGCGCGCTCCTCGATGCGAAAGTATCGGAGCATGCGGCCCGGATGACGGCGATGTCGAACGCGACAGACAACGCGGATGAACTCATCCGTGGACTCAAGCTCAAGTTCAACCGCGCGCGTCAAGCGGCGATCACACAAGAAATCACAGAGATTGTCGGAGGTGCGGCTGCGCTTGAATAA